From a single Nicotiana tomentosiformis chromosome 2, ASM39032v3, whole genome shotgun sequence genomic region:
- the LOC104088662 gene encoding LOW QUALITY PROTEIN: cellulose synthase A catalytic subunit 8 [UDP-forming] (The sequence of the model RefSeq protein was modified relative to this genomic sequence to represent the inferred CDS: inserted 2 bases in 1 codon) — protein sequence MEEPRKLKGHKASTTCSIASQNRPGLIATAAEDGCVCWFDLRCKDSIFTMDVGNGNPVSSLCFKPGNEDVVYVSSGNEVKCFDVNMVTASKLLHSYNYNKDEINQIACNSKSSYLAAADDSGDVKIIDIRQSRMYKTLRAGHTSICSSAQFIPWRPWEVITGGLDSKLVLWDFSKGRPQTIWDFGTLDTGNKGNMGQCLNPAFVHALAVPEADVVDKFEKICVVARGDGVVSVIKVESEPNAVKSKSSAKPKKGSKSAPKVGSSSADPENGNQNGGDLHLDHALGGHTAAVSCVTFSTFGDKGKFIISGGNDKQVKVWDCSKFLITGETSTGCDFLRSSLSLSRKVNWLCTTPTDSENLVVCDTSKVVKVYTIXGEATQIEPRHFTSLYNKNTLKISTACMLERACNCELWQRLNSEFVSGKMMESGVPICNICGEQVGLENTNGEVFVACHECNYPVCKSCLHYEIKEGRNACLRCATPYDEGLTMADGENEHESSTNHTTTASHLNTAQDVGVHARNVSTVSTVDSEYHDDSGNPIWKNRVESWKEKKNKKKKTQSKTVVQEAEVPPEQQMEEKPQLADAAEPLSRIIPVPKSQIAPYRIVIIIRFIVLCLFFHYRVTHPVESAYPLWLVSVICEIWFAFSWVLDQFPKWSPINRETYIDRLSARFEREGEPCQLAPVDFFVSTVDPMKEPPLITANTVLSILAVDYPVEKVSCYVSDDGGSMLTFESLAETSEFARKWVPFCKKFSIEPRAPEFYFSQKFDYLKDKVQPSFVKERRAMKREYEEYKVRVNALVAKAQKTPEDGWTMADGTPWPGNNPRDHPGMIQVFLGHSGAHDIEGNELPRLVYVSREKRPGYQHHKKAGAENALIRVSAVLTNAPYILNLDCDHYVNNSKAIREAMCFLMDPQVGRDVCYVQFPQRFDGIDKSDRYANRNIVFFDVNMKGLDGIQGPVYVGTGCCFNRQALYGYSPSNLPTLPKSSSSCSCCCRRKKPAKEKDLTEVYRDAKREDLNSAIFNLREIENYDEHERSLLISQMSFEKTFGMSSVFIESTLMENGGVPDSVNPSILIREAIHVIGCGYEEKTAWGKEIGWIYGSVTEDILTGFKMQCRGWRSIYCMPLRPAFKGSAPINLSDRLHQVLRWALGSVEIFLSRHCPLWYGFGGGRLKWLQRLAYTNTIVYPFTSLPLIAYCTIPAVCLLTGKFIIPTLSNVASILFLGLFLSIIVTGVLELRWSGIGIEDWWRNEQFWVIGGVSAHLFAVFQGFLKMLAGIDTNFTVTAKAADDGEFGDLYIFKWTTVLIPPTTILILNLVGVVAGFSDALNKGYEAWGPLFGKVFFSFWVILHLYPFLKGLMGRQNRTPTIVVLWSVLLASVFSLVWVKINPFVSKDDPAAMAQNCISIDC from the exons ATTGCTTGCAACTCAAAGTCATCGTACCTCGCTGCAGCAGATGATAGTGGTGATGTCAAG ATCATTGACATCCGCCAAAGTCGAATGTACAAAACATTGAGAGCTGGCCACACAAGT ATATGTAGCAGTGCTCAATTCATTCCTTGGAGGCCTTGGGAAG TCATCACTGGAGGTCTTGATTCAAAACTTGTGCTATGGGACTTCTCCAAGGGACGACCGCAGACGATTTGGGACTTTG GCACACTTGACACGGGAAACAAAGGTAATATGGGACAATGTTTGAACCCTGCCTTCGTTCATGCTCTGGCTGTTCCTGAAGCTGATGTGGTGGATAAATTTGAGAAGATATGTGTTGTGGCTAGGGGTGATGGAGTTGTTTCTGTAATAAAGGTTGAGTCAGAACCCAATGCTGTCAAGTCCAAAAGTTCAGCTAAACCCAAGAAAGGTTCTAAATCAGCCCCAAAAGTTGGCAGTTCTTCTGCTGATCCTGAAAATGGAAATCAAAATGGAGGAGACCTGCACCTTGATCACGCTTTGGGAGGACACACTGCTGCTGTATCTTGTGT GACTTTTTCAACATTTGGAGACAAAGGGAAGTTCATAATTTCAGGTGGCAATGACAAACAAGTAAAAGTATGGGATTGCTCTAAGTTTCTCATCACTGGTGAGACAAGCACAGGCTGCGATTTCCTTCGCTCTAGCTTAAGTTTGAGCAGAAAA GTGAACTGGCTTTGCACAACTCCTACTGATTCAGAGAACCTAGTCGTCTGTGATACATCCAAGGTAGTGAAGGTTTACACCAT GGGTGAAGCAACACAGATTGAGCCGAGACACTTTACTT CACTATATAATAAAAACACTCTGAAGATATCTACTGCATGTATGCTTGAGCGTGCGTGCAACTGTGAG CTGTGGCAAAGATTGAACAGTGAGTTTGTGAGTGGAAAAATGATGGAGTCAGGGGTTCCGATATGTAACATTTGCGGCGAACAAGTGGGGTTAGAAAATACTAATGGTGAAGTCTTTGTGGCTTGTCATGAGTGCAATTATCCTGTTTGTAAGTCTTGCTTGCATTATGAGATCAAAGAAGGGCGCAATGCTTGTTTACGCTGTGCAACTCCTTATGATG AGGGCTTGACTATGGCTGATGGAGAAAATGAGCATGAATCTTCTACTAACCATACTACAACGGCTTCTCATCTTAATACTGCTCAG GATGTTGGAGTTCATGCTAGAAATGTCAGCACTGTTTCAACTGTGGACAGTG AATATCATGATGATTCTGGGAATCCAATATGGAAGAATAGAGTAGAAAGTTGGaaggaaaagaaaaacaagaaaaagaagacCCAAAGTAAGACTGTTGTACAAGAAGCTGAAGTTCCACCTGAGCAGCAGATGGAAGAAAAGCCACA GTTAGCAGATGCTGCAGAGCCACTTTCAAGAATCATTCCTGTGCCGAAATCTCAAATTGCTCCATACAGAATCGTGATTATCATCCGATTTATAGTTCTGTGTCTTTTCTTCCACTATAGAGTAACACATCCAGTTGAAAGTGCCTATCCCCTGTGGCTTGTTTCTGTTATTTGTGAGATCTGGTTTGCTTTCTCTTGGGTGTTGGATCAGTTCCCTAAATGGTCTCCTATCAACCGAGAGACATATATTGACAGGCTATCTGCAAG GTTTGAAAGGGAGGGAGAACCTTGTCAGCTTGCACCAGTAGATTTCTTTGTCAGTACAGTTGATCCTATGAAAGAACCTCCTTTGATTACTGCCAACACTGTTCTCTCAATCCTTGCGGTTGACTATCCTGTCGAGAAAGTTTCCTGCTATGTATCTGATGATGGTGGCTCAATGCTTACATTTGAGTCACTAGCTGAGACTTCTGAATTTGCAAGGAAATGGGTACCATTCTGCAAGAAATTTTCAATTGAACCACGTGCACCTGAGTTCTACTTCTCGCAAAAGTTTGATTACTTGAAAGACAAGGTGCAGCCTTCTTTTGTCAAGGAGCGTAGAGCAATGAAG AGAGAATATGAAGAGTATAAAGTGAGGGTAAATGCTTTAGTTGCCAAGGCTCAGAAAACACCAGAGGATGGCTGGACCATGGCGGATGGAACTCCTTGGCCAGGAAACAACCCGCGTGATCATCCTGGAATGATTCAG GTTTTCTTGGGACATAGTGGTGCACATGACATTGAAGGAAATGAACTTCCACGACTCGTTTATGTCTCAAGAGAGAAAAGACCCGGTTATCAGCACCACAAAAAAGCTGGTGCTGAAAATGCTCTG ATAAGGGTGTCTGCAGTTCTCACAAATGCACCCTACATTCTCAATCTTGACTGTGATCACTACGTCAATAACAGCAAAGCCATTCGTGAGGCTATGTGTTTCCTAATGGATCCACAAGTCGGCAGAGATGTCTGTTATGTGCAGTTCCCCCAGAGATTTGATGGGATTGATAAAAGTGACAGATATGCTAACAGAAACATAGTCTTCTTTGAT GTTAACATGAAAGGTTTGGATGGAATCCAAGGACCTGTATATGTCGGTACAGGATGTTGTTTCAATAGGCAAGCACTTTACGGTTATAGCCCTTCTAATCTGCCTACATTACCCAAATCTTCTTCATCTTGCTCTTGTTGCTGTCGCCGCAAGAAACCAGCCAAAGAGAAGGATCTCACTGAGGTATATCGTGATGCAAAAAGAGAAGATCTAAATTCTGCAATCTTCAACCTAAGAGAAATTGAAA ATTATGACGAGCATGAGAGGTCCTTACTTATCTCTCAGATGAGTTTTGAGAAAACTTTTGGCATGTCATCCGTGTTTATCGAGTCTACGTTGATGGAAAATGGAGGAGTACCTGATTCTGTCAATCCATCGATACTGATTAGAGAAGCAATTCATGTTATCGGCTGTGGTTATGAGGAGAAGACAGCATGGGGAAAAGAA ATTGGTTGGATATATGGTTCAGTGACAGAGGATATCTTGACTGGATTCAAGATGCAGTGCAGGGGATGGAGATCAATATACTGCATGCCATTGAGGCCTGCTTTCAAAGGGTCAGCTCCTATCAACTTGTCAGACAGATTGCACCAAGTTCTTCGATGGGCTCTTGGATCGGTGGAGATTTTCTTGAGTAGGCATTGCCCTTTGTGGTATGGATTTGGAGGCGGCCGCCTCAAATGGCTCCAACGACTTGCCTACACCAACACCATTGTCTATCCTTTTACTTCTCTTCCCCTCATTGCTTATTGTACTATTCCTGCTGTTTGCCTTCTTACAGGAAAATTCATCATTCCTACG CTATCAAACGTTGCGAGTATACTGTTTCTTGGGCTTTTCCTTTCCATCATAGTGACAGGTGTGCTCGAGCTACGATGGAGTGGTATAGGTATAGAGGACTGGTGGCGTAACGAGCAGTTTTGGGTGATTGGTGGTGTCTCTGCCCATCTCTTTGCAGTTTTCCAAGGATTCCTCAAAATGCTTGCTGGTATAGACACAAACTTCACAGTGACAGCCAAAGCTGCAGATGATGGAGAGTTTGGCGATCTCTACATCTTCAAATGGACAACAGTCTTGATCCCTCCAACTACAATTCTCATTCTCAACTTAGTTGGTGTTGTTGCTGGTTTCTCTGATGCACTCAACAAAGGATATGAAGCTTGGGGACCTTTATTTGGCAAAGTTTTCTTCTCATTTTGGGTGATCCTTCATCTTTATCCATTCCTCAAAGGTCTCATGGGACGCCAAAATCGAACACCAACCATTGTTGTGTTATGGTCTGTACTCTTGGCTTCTGTTTTTTCACTTGTTTGGGTCAAGATTAATCCATTTGTCTCCAAAGATGATCCTGCAGCCATGGCTCAAAACTGCATTTCCATTGATTGTTGA